Part of the Prunus dulcis chromosome 8, ALMONDv2, whole genome shotgun sequence genome is shown below.
GTTTGTGCATTGGATACCAAACACATAAGCAAGACgttaaaaacccaaaaggtGACGTACTGCTTTTGGTTTTCCAAAATTTGGGGATTAGAGAAACAATAACTTTGATTAGAATTTCCCATTGACCAATTTGATAATGCAAAGGGATCATAAAAGAGTTAAGGCATTGGCCAGTCAGACCAACCCAgatctttgtttatttatttatttatttatcatcaAAGGGCAGTTTCGGATATCTGAAAAGTTGGACCAATGAGAGCTACTCTTGAAAAGCTTTGGGAttttagagaaagaaattagaAAGACAAATCTGCCAAAGGGATGTAAAGTtaggggtgtattcaattcaaatttttaattatttttatagagTTTAAAAATTTAGAAGTATTTAATTTAGATTTTTAAAGAGTATTTAGAAGTAtagtggtattcaattgtgacttttaaaaagtatttaaaaatttgGTAGTATTCAGaaagttaatgacttttaaaaagtttatTAAATGAATGACTTTTCCATACTTTTAAGCTTAATTATTAAGAGTAAAAGTCTTGCTAATTTATTAGTAACTTTTATCAACTCtataaaagtatttaaaaatttgaCATCTCTATAAAAGTcactcacttaaaaaaaaatcttaataaGTATGAATTGGATAGCTTCTAAGGGAAGGAGAAGCAAAATAATAAAGGTGAAGTCTTTGGCTTTCTCAAACTCCCAATAACAAAAGAAGGAAACTACAAAGAAGAAACGTCCCTGACTCGCTTGAGGGTTTGACGTTGCCTCCCTTCTTCCATTTCGCGCTTTTGCTTTCTTTCGCTTTCGCCTGGAAAACTCTCGAACCCTCCATCCTCTTTCCCCGAAATTCAAAAACCGGTACTAAAACATAGAATTGCCCCCACCCACATTCACAGAAACACCAAAAGAAACGATTTTGGGAGAGACCCAgcaagatagagagagaaatgggGCCGAGTCACGCATTTTCTACGGCGGAGAAACTCAGGAAAGCCGGCAACTCTTACTTCAAGAAAGGGCGCTTCAATGCCGCCATGGAGGCATATACTGAGGtattttgttcttcaattcGCTTCTCTATGTGCTTTGTATATATCAGAAATGTTTATTGGGTCCTTATAATTGAtgatttcttgtttgttgttgATGGGTTTCAAGGCGATAACTCTGTGCCCTGATATTCCTGTTTATTATACGAATCGCGCCCTTTGCCATCTGAAGCGTAAGTATGTATGATCATCGGCTCGTTCTCTGTATTttcaattatgaaaaaaaaatgacattttGTCATCGATTTCTTGTACTTCTTTTAATGTTGTAAGTAATGCAGTGATTGGACGAGAGTGGAAGAAGATTCTCGGAAAGCTATTCAGCTTGAACAAAACTCAGTTAAGGTAAATTCTTATGCTTTGGCTTtggtatttttaaaataaaataaaaattttgccCCTTCTATAAATGTGTTTGTCTTATTTGTTGTCTGTTGCCCAAGAATAAAGCATGTTTGGAGGAGTGAGATTTGGTACATTGCTACCCTTCTTGTATCTAATCAAGTACCTAATAATTGCCTTGGTGCTGCAGAAACTTGCATTAACTGTTGAACTGTGATGAATTGAACGTTAAATTCTAATGAATCTTTGTCctgaatttctttttcaaacatGCTATCACTTTATGAGTTAAATGCTTTTAATACAATTTGAGCATATTCAGGTGGTTAAAGGAGTGTTAATAAGAGTTCCACCTACGTAGTGGCACGAAAGCATGGATTCCTTTATATGCTTTGTGTTCCTGACTTTCCTGGTTGAGAGTCTACACTTTTACCTaatgtcttcttctttaatggaaacttttccttcttctcgTGGATCATAATGGTTTCATGTAGTTCATTGAAAATTTGTTGCATGACAGGCTCACTATATGTTGGGGCTTGCATTACTACAGAAGCAAGAGTATGCTGATGGAGTTAAGGAATTGGAAAGGGTAAGAAGTGGTTTCTGTATAGCGTATTTTGTATTATAAGCATCGAGCAAATTTCTTTTAGTTGTTTGCGTCTTTTCAGTTGATTATGTTAGAGGGAAAATTCTATTGAAGTTTTGTTTCAACTTCCTTGTACAGGCTTTGGATCTTGGGAGGGGCGCCAATCCCAAGGGTTATATGGTAGAAGAGATCTGGCAGGAGCTTGCAAAAGCAAAGTACATGGAGTGGGAGGATTTATCAAGCACACGTTCATGGGAATTGCAAAACTTGAAGTATGTCTCCTTCAGGCCTATGATGTCTGAAAAGGTTTTCAAAACTGAATAATTATTTGATGTTCATTTTTCTGGTTGCTGCTTCATAAAACTTGTTTCATGTCTCAGAGAAGCTTGTGAGAATGCTCTCAAAGAGAAACATGACGCTTTTGAAATGGAAGGGTTTTTGGATGAAGCTGGTCCTACTCATATGAAACAGTTAGAGGCTTTAGGAAGAGTGTTTGAGAAAGCTGCAGAAGCTGACACACCAAGCGAGGTCAGTAGAGTACACGGTTTTATTTATCTTCCATTTCCCTTCgtgctttttcttttaagaaaaatctcaATTATCATGCGACAATGTTAAAAAAACTTCAGGTGCCGGATTACCTCTGTTGTAAAATCACTCTCGACATATTTCGTGATCCTGTGATTACTCCTAGTGGGGTTACATATGAGAGATCAGTGATCCTTAACCATCTTGAGAAGGTAATGTTTGGTTACATCTACTAATACACTCTacttatatgtatatatctaCATTAATctccaacttttttgtttgcaaTCATCTAGGTGGGTAACTTCGATCCAATCACGCGTGAGCCACTTGATCAATCACAGTTAATATCAAACTTAGCCATAAAAGAAGCAGTCGAAGCATATTTGCAACAACATGGTTGGGCTTACAGAACAGAgtgaaggtttttttttttacttctgAACAAACTTAGAAGAGTCGAGATAGTGGTGCTAAAACATGTAATGAACTACAGTGGGAGAGTGCAGTATCCTCTTGGTATGCTTCTTGTGTCTGATCTTTTGTGCCCTCAATCAATGTTAGTCGCGGTTATTTATATTTGCagtgttttttatgtatgatGCTGTGCCCTCAATCATCATATTGCAGAAGGTCCTTATCCTTTTTGAAATTGTACAGAAACCAGTTAGATTATTGATTACTG
Proteins encoded:
- the LOC117612182 gene encoding E3 ubiquitin-protein ligase CHIP, yielding MGPSHAFSTAEKLRKAGNSYFKKGRFNAAMEAYTEAITLCPDIPVYYTNRALCHLKRNDWTRVEEDSRKAIQLEQNSVKAHYMLGLALLQKQEYADGVKELERALDLGRGANPKGYMVEEIWQELAKAKYMEWEDLSSTRSWELQNLKEACENALKEKHDAFEMEGFLDEAGPTHMKQLEALGRVFEKAAEADTPSEVPDYLCCKITLDIFRDPVITPSGVTYERSVILNHLEKVGNFDPITREPLDQSQLISNLAIKEAVEAYLQQHGWAYRTE